In Carassius auratus strain Wakin chromosome 20, ASM336829v1, whole genome shotgun sequence, the genomic stretch AGTTGGAGCAATACCGGTGGTGCTTGGTGACCACTCAAAGTTGCCCTACCATCACCTTATACGCTGGAGTGAGGCAGTCATCATGGTACCCAAGCCTCGCATAACAGAGCTGCACTTTCTGTTGCGTAGCATCTCAGACAACGACCTACTGGCCATGCGACGGCAGGGTCGGTTTCTTTGGGAGACGTACTTCTCCACTTCAGAGAGCATCTTCAGCACCATCCTAGCTAGCGTACGAACCAGCATCCAGATACCAGCAGCACCTATACGTGAGGAGCCTGCCCAGGAGATTCCTCACAAAGCTGGAAAGTTGGCAGGAACTGATGCTAACTTGGCTGACAATGGTGACTTAGATCTGGGGCCTGTTGAAGTAGAGCCCCCTTATGCTTCGCCACGCTTCTTGCGTAACTTCACCTACACAGCTGCTGATGTCTACCGCACCTGGAATCGTGCACCTGGCCCCTTCCATCTATTCCCACATACTCCCTTGGACCCCATACTTCCCTCAGAAGCCAAGTTTCTGGGGTCGGGGACTGGTTTTCGCCCTATCGGTGGAGGTTCTGGGGGATCTGGTAAAGAGTTTCAAGCTGCTCTAGGAGGTAACGTCCCACGGGAGCAGTTTACTGTGGTCATGCTTACTTATGAAAGGGAGGAGGTTCTTATGAACTCGTTGGAGAGACTAAATGGCCTTCCTTATCTCAACAAAGTGGTGGTAGTGTGGAACTCCCCCAAACCACCTTCGGATgatctcctctggccagacatTGGTCTACCAATTGTGGTGAGCATACAGTATTTCTTGATCATATTTCTTACAGTCATATGGTTCACTGCTTACTGGTTCAGTAAGCAACCTCTTAGTAAAAACCCTAGTAAGATTCCTGAACACCCTACCAATGCAGAACACCCTAGTAAGATTCCTGAACACCCTACCATTGCAGAACACCCTAGTAAGATTCCTGAACACCCTACCAATGCAGAACACCCTAGTAAGATTCCTGAACACACTACTGATGCATAACTCCCTTACATCATGGTGGCAAGTTTAGCACAGGCAGGCACCACtcaaggacaaaaaaaaatcttgttaagcttttttttttagttggaaTTCTCCAAGGCTTAAATGTGATAGTACCTCACAAGCATTGCATTCTGCTGTAGATTTGGTGTGCTCTCTCTGCTGTCTTTGAAGCATAGCTTTTATGTCTCTAGGGCACCAAGCCTAATTAGTTCTGGTGATATTAAAGGAAACAGTGCTGTATTAAGCCCATAGTTAGGTTATACTTTGAAATAAAAACCCAAACAGAATGCCGAAGTACCCCACATTTCTTACTATCTTCAAGTAGTTTGGAACTTTGAAATTGAGCATCTTTTATGTAAGTTTGCAAAGTTGTATTAGAACTAGCATTGAATTAATTTTAGACCATCCCTGCACCCAAAGCCTTTGCTTTAGTAATCAAAAAATGGTTTCTTGAAGTATTACGCTATTTTGATTGGCATTTGTTGGTTTTATAATGTCATGTGTCTGGCAGGCCCAGTAAAATCTTGTAATAATGTCATGTTCTACCTCAGTCGTTCACAATATGGCATGTTGACTCAACAGATGGGCTTTTTCTCTGCAGGTGGTACACACAGAAAAGAACAGCTTAAACAATCGCTTCCTTCCCTGGGATGCAGTCGAGACTGAGGCTGTTTTGTCTATTGATGATGATGCCCATCTTCGACACGATGAAATTATGTTTGGGTTCAGGTAAGGTTTTTATAATGCCGAGTTTTAGTATAGTATGTTTATGAAGGTGGAGCAATTAAACAATGCTCattattatcatattttcatgaCAGTTATTGTCTAGTTTAGCTGTTTACATATCCATGTTTTGGCCATTTCAaagcaaaaacattaatatatatactgAACACAATCAAAAGGCTTAAAATATTGAGATTATCCTTTGATTTTGTGTTGGTAAAAAGTGGTGAAACATTACATCCTGAAAATGCAGCTCCTTAATTTTTGCAGATATTTCTTCCTTGTTAAAGATATATATAGGGgcatttttttgattatttgtatAGGATAGATCCGGTGATGCTGTGGCTCCAGTACTTTTTGCctcttttaaagaaatgttattttgtgaAGGTCATTTTCTTCGTTGATATTATTAGAAAAGAATGTGAAACTCCCCATGATGTCACTCCTTTGGGCTAAACTATGTTTAGAAagaataaattcagttttatgaAGCAAGGAGAGCAAAATATTTCTATTGGAGAGACAGTGTAAGCCGATCTGTTTTTCACCGCAGTCCGTACATTTTAAGCATAGcattttagattaaaaatttTAGTGTGATCTGAAGatgtgaaaagtgtttttaaatgcacattaacATCTGTATGcccatttaaatgtgtttgtcaAGGAAGAGAGAACTGCTGGGGTTTGTTTTTGCATTCAGTCATGTGATGTTGAGTTTAAACCAACAGCTGCAGATGCAGTTGTTGGTTTGAAGAATTTAAAGCATCTGATCTGATAAAGTAAATGACAGTTGAAGAAAACTCTGTTCTTCTCTCCTGTGTACCTCTGTGTTTATTTCCATGTTTAGTAGGGTTTTAACGCTACACAAACACGATGGTTCATTACATACTTTGGTTTTTACGTCATGGTTCATCATGGCTACGGTACGGCGGGTCGGGGGTGGGGTACTATATATaaaattgcttttttaattattattaaacaatagtttactgaacaaatttctctttctttaattaaattcattcaaaattagGGTAAAAATCTACCTTAAGGATAGGATACATTAAGGAAACATTTAGCTCATGCTCTAAATAGGGAGCCCTTTTACATTACTATAAAGTTACAATTAACAAAGcccaaaatgtaatgtaaatagcacataatgcaatttttaaattaacttctaaattataaaatttctacctttttgttgttaaaatatatttatttacacagtGGCTGTCATAACCTGtttaaacatgcattaaacaACTGACATAACTAACAGGTTTAACAAACAAATTACATgttaatttcttgtttatttcatgTGTATACACATTTGACAAtaaagctgtttatttatttttttatctgttagtTTTGGAGTAAAAATGGTAGCATTGGAGtcttatttgtatgtttaaatatttagggAATTCATCAGGctgatctctttttttattattaggtttGTATTACAATCAAAGATGCTGCTACTTCTAAAGTTTTTATGAGTGATCTGTCTGTTTTGTGAGATTTTTAATTGTGCAATAAAAGCTTCTAGTTATTTAGCTTCTGTGTTTAGCTACCCTATTAAAGGGCTTTACTTGGCATCCATTTGGATCAACACAGTTGTAAAACGAGCTAGTAAACTCGATGTGATGCATATTCATCAGTCAGACAAGATTTCTGCACAAACATAACATAGTTCATCATAAaccatctgaatttttttatttattcaaatactcatgttttcaaaatgcatttgttcAAATTTCTTAGAATCAGCATAAATCCATtgtgaaaacattaaaatatattcaattaaaaagtattaatattgttagagaaagaagcagagaaataagcaatattctattagttaatatatatgagATTTAAATCAAATtgatttattgatgataaatatattgtttgtgtATATAAGGTTGAGGTTTTCTGCATTacttaactatttatttatttattgtgtgcaTATATTGCTAAGAAACTTACCAAGTGCTGTTCTGTGATTATTATAATCACAGTTCTTGCTCCGGTTTGGATCATtcccatctctttctctttcttcgcTCACAGGGTGTGGCGGGAGGCCAGAGACCGAATTGTGGGATTCCCAGGAAGGTTTCATGCCTGGGATGTAAATCACCAATCTTGGCTCTACAATTCCAACTACTCCTGTGAGCTCTCCATGGTGCTGACGGGTGCGGCCTTCTTCCACAAGGTGAAGCTTTGCTCGCTTTGACACTTCCAAAGCCTGATTGTGGCAAAAATAGACACTAGGCTTATGTAGTTTTACCCACGATATGGTTTGGCTAGTTGTAAGCCAATGCTGAAACTAAGCACATCGTTGTTCAGCCGAATACATGACGCAGTGCTTCATTTTTCCAGATGAATAAGTGAACAGCGTAGCGTGTTTGATTTATGAGCATTTATGTTGTGCAACATCACGGTACATTTGAGATGCTTTTGCTCTcttgtgttcatttttttttttttatcatcatttctGCCTCTCCTCAGTATTACGCGTACCTCTATTCCTACGTCATGCCTCAAGCCATACGTGACATGGTGGATGAGTACATCAACTGTGAGGATATCGCCATGAACTTCCTCGTGTCACATATCACTCGCAAACCCCCCATCAAGGTCAGTGGGCTGTTACTTGAAGCACATATTATTTCAAGCCATTTGGGGCTTTTGTCATTTCTGGTTCTTGCTCAGTCATGTCATTTTGGATAAAGTGACAACTGAATAATTGTAATCAGATTATACATTCTGTTAGTCAGCTGATTTCTGTTTCTATCGCTTTGGGTAGCCTTGCCCACAGGAATCTCATTGGCTCAGATCTTTTCTCCACCTAACTGTGTTTTGAACATTGAATATGGCCTTATTCGATTTAAATCTGCCATGGTGCAGCACTTTAACTTCcagtcaaaacaaaaaaagtgtttattttaaatttggttaCAGCACAATGCctcaaatttaataataaataaatacatttctctgTTATCAAGAACATAAGATACCCTGGTAATATTCCACtctaacctttatttatatatatatatatatatatatatatatatatatatatatatatatatatatatatatatatatatatataaattaaaaaaggtttattttcaacagtattaggatttttttttttattattatctaatattattatatattaagttgTGTTTATAAATCACAGTAATTTTTTGCTGCCAAAATTGCTGTAACTACAattgaaatctaataaaaaaaatcatcactgacaattaaaaaagaaaaaagaaaaatctatttctATGGGAAAGTTCTTGAATTGtcttttaaaatgtctaaatacacttatatatatatatatatttataaaaaaaattgtgtcaaaTATATCtatctttttacttttatttgggGTGAAATAAGACCTGGACATTCTCCTGTTATTATTTTGTGACCACAATTTTGTGGTTATTGTGCACTATAAAAGAAATGAAATGTCTAGGAAGTGTCCAGAGAACACTCTTCTTCCAGTCGTACTCATGTATGCTACAATAAATTGATTCCAGTGGGATTATTCAGTAGGATTTCAGTAAGCTTTAAAAAGCCTTTGATGTTCTGAAGTCCATTGACTGAAGCATTGGGACAGCCATGAGTTAACAGTGTAATGAAATTTGATAGATTTTCTCTgtcattattacacacacacacacacacacacccttctcTCTCCGTCTGATCCCGTCCCGGCGGATTAaacaaatcaattacatttgttttgttgtCACGAAGAGGCCGACCAGATTGCAATATGAGGACAGACTACACAAATGAAAAAGATGATATTGTGTTATGAAGTTAATAAGTCTGTCATCTTTAGATGGAGGGATTGATTTGTAGGAATAATTCACTCAGAATTGAAAGTCagttactcaacctcatgttgttttaaacctgtattgCTATCTGAAGGAAGCttaaaaaaggacaaaagcacCATTAAAAGTAGTTCATACAAACCTATGCCCTACATTCCCAGACTTCTCAAGTTGTTTGATAGATTGTGTGAGGAACTGACTGAAATTGAAGTCATAAATCTCATTTTATCATGACGTTCCTCCTCTCAGGTGACGTCACGTTGGACCTTCCGCTGTCCCGGCTGTCCGCAGGCTCTTTCACACGACGATTCACACTTCCACGAGCGTCACAAGTGCATCAACTTCTTCGTAAAAGTCTACGGATACATGCCGCTGTTATACACTCAGTTCAGAGTGGACTCGGTACTCTTCAAGACGCGGTTGCCCCACGACAAGAcgaaatgttttaaatt encodes the following:
- the extl3 gene encoding exostosin-like 3, giving the protein MQRSGGIVGNSTQPWVLRRVRLTWLSFMLFFILVCFPLIAHYYLNTIDEAGGPDKRIFGPRPGGELCEAKHVQDLCRIRESVSEELLQLEAKRQELNGEIARLNLRIEACKRSIDSAKQDLLQLKNVISQTEHSYKELMAQNQPKLSLPVRLLPDKDDPGYPPPKSAQNCRLHTCFDYARCPLTSGFPVYVYDTGSYPWGEKLDPLVKQAFASSVKSSVYVTDNPNIACLYIVLVGEIQESPSSPPASPLDLEKQLKALPYWRLDGHNHLLVHLLRKSLTQNFLYNVSTGRAAVAQSTFFDRQYREGFDMVVSPLVHALSEPNFLEVPPQVPVKRKYLFTFQGEKVESLRSSLLEAPPQSFEEEMEGDPPADYDDRIIGTLKAVQDSHLDQVLVEFTCKNQAKPSLPTEWALCGEREDRLEVLKVSTFALVISPGDGQLVASAGCSMRLFEALEVGAIPVVLGDHSKLPYHHLIRWSEAVIMVPKPRITELHFLLRSISDNDLLAMRRQGRFLWETYFSTSESIFSTILASVRTSIQIPAAPIREEPAQEIPHKAGKLAGTDANLADNGDLDLGPVEVEPPYASPRFLRNFTYTAADVYRTWNRAPGPFHLFPHTPLDPILPSEAKFLGSGTGFRPIGGGSGGSGKEFQAALGGNVPREQFTVVMLTYEREEVLMNSLERLNGLPYLNKVVVVWNSPKPPSDDLLWPDIGLPIVVVHTEKNSLNNRFLPWDAVETEAVLSIDDDAHLRHDEIMFGFRVWREARDRIVGFPGRFHAWDVNHQSWLYNSNYSCELSMVLTGAAFFHKYYAYLYSYVMPQAIRDMVDEYINCEDIAMNFLVSHITRKPPIKVTSRWTFRCPGCPQALSHDDSHFHERHKCINFFVKVYGYMPLLYTQFRVDSVLFKTRLPHDKTKCFKFI